The following are encoded in a window of Fulvia fulva chromosome 7, complete sequence genomic DNA:
- a CDS encoding Cutinase 3 codes for MKSTLPLLVAAAASLTTCTPLTKRQFGSFGGFSSSTSSDLENGDCKAVTFIFARGSTETGNMGPTVGPSTCSALKAELGDDAVACQGVGGSYVADLGSNALPDGTTKAAIEEATGLFELAKSQCPDTQVVAGGYSQGAALMAAAVGGLDADTMATVKGVVLYGYTKNLQNGGKIPNYPADQTKVFCNASDGVCSGTLAVTAGHLTYGADVQEASEFLAGTVQA; via the exons ATGAAGTCCACACTCCCCCTCCTCGTCGCAGCAGCAGCATCCCTCACCACCTGCACCCCCCTCACAAAACGCCAGTTCGGCAGCTTCGGCGGCTTCTCATCCTCCACCTCCTCGGACCTCGAGAATGGCGACTGCAAAGCCGTAACTTTCATCTTCGCCCGCGGATCCACCGAGACCGGGAACATGGGCCCAACTGTCGGTCCTTCGACGTGCTCCGCCCTCAAGGCAGAGTTGGGAGACGATGCAGTGGCGTGTCAGGGTGTTGGGGGTTCCTATGTGGCAGATCTCGGCTCAAATGCGTTGCCGGATGGGACTACGAAGGCCGCGATCGAGGAGGCGACGGGGTTGTTTGAGTTGGCGAAAAGCCAGTGTCCGGATACGCAGGTCGTTGCTGGAGGGTATTC TCAAGGAGCTGCTCTCATGGCTGCGGCCGTTGGCGGTCTTGATGCCGATACTATGGCTACGGTTAAGGGTGTTGTGTTGTATGGGTACACGAAGAACCTGCAGAATGGTGGGAAGATTCCAA ACTACCCAGCAGACCAGACGAAAGTCTTCTGCAACGCGAGCGACGGCGTCTGCTCTGGTACACTGGCGGTCACCGCTGGTCACTTGACTTACGGAGCGGACGTGCAAGAGGCATCGGAGTTTCTGGCTGGCACTGTGCAGGCATAA
- a CDS encoding Short-chain dehydrogenase/reductase prx4, whose amino-acid sequence MASEVYTLTPDSANPPRNKTILITGGAGGIGLATALYLHGPAYENNVVVLDIASSPKLIEKSDLNQSPRFLYCQCDILSWTSQRDAFAQAAQKFGGIDCVFVNAGLAELGEQIWTDVYDSDGKLAEPQRATIDVDIRAVGDTLKLAMYHLRNDSAASAKKGSGEGRGGSIVMTASLAGYLASAGAPLYSAAKHGVVGYLRALKGDCAKTGIAISVIAPGITLTNIIVGRKEGQSLEDWGQDMARRGVPINDAETIALTVANLMGEGLKANGKGVLIQANKMQDLESGIAKSRAQWMGKEMLESFRGGRNAPLFPNKL is encoded by the exons ATGGCTTCTGAGGTATACACTTTGACGCCGGATAGTGCGAACCCGCCCCGCAACAAGACCATCCTCATCACTGGCGGAGCAGG CGGCATTGGTTTAGCCACAGCCTTATATCTCCACGGACCAGCATACGAGAACAATGTCGTCGTCCTCGACATAGCGTCATCACCGAAACTTATCGAGAAGTCTGATCTAAACCAGTCACCACGCTTCCTCTACTGCCAATGTGACATCCTATCCTGGACTTCTCAACGAGATGCTTTCGCCCAAGCTGCTCAGAAGTTCGGCGGCATCGACTGTGTTTTCGTCAACGCTGGTCTAGCTGAACTGGGCGAGCAGATTTGGACTGACGTCTATGACAGCGATGGCAAGCTAGCCGAGCCCCAAAGAGCAACCATCGACGTCGACATTCGTGCAGTGGGCGACACCCTGAAACTGGCCATGTACCATTTGCGAAACGACTCTGCTGCTTCTGCGAAGAAGGGCTCGGGCGAAGGTCGAGGCGGGAGTATCGTGATGACTGCATCATTGGCAGGCTACCTGGCCTCAGCAGGCGCACCTCTGTACTCTGCCGCAAAGCATGGAGTCGTCGGATATCTACGTGCTCTGAAAGGCGACTGCGCCAAGACTGGCATTGCCATCTCGGTCATCGCACCGGGCATCACGCTCACGAACATCATCGTTGGACGGAAAGAGGGCCAATCTCTGGAGGACTGGGGCCAAGATATGGCTCGGCGTGGTGTGCCGATCAATGATGCCGAAACGATCGCGCTGACAGTGGCGAACCTCATGGGTGAAGGACTCAAAGCGAATGGCAAAGGCGTACTGATACAGGCGAACAAGATGCAGGATCTGGAAAGTGGCATTGCGAAGTCGAGAGCGCAGTGGATGGGAAAGGAGATGTTAGAATCGTTTCGAGGAGGAAGAAATGCCCCATTGTTCCCGAACAAGCTATGA